In Kwoniella newhampshirensis strain CBS 13917 chromosome 4, whole genome shotgun sequence, one DNA window encodes the following:
- a CDS encoding YbgI/family dinuclear metal center protein, with product MGFGIPQLTPMSLIKRAWERMAPLQLAERSWDNVGPMIEAPFPNPDHRQVLLTIDLTPSVCAEALALPSLSLIVSYHPPIFRGLKSLTLSDPLQASLLKLSARGISVFSPHTSLDATPNGINTWLVRPFIHLSSSSKPITPSESIDGFEGAGMGKLVTLKAPLDVRQAVRMIKEHLDLQYVQLAEPDIQTPVSSIAVCAGSGGSMFKGVEADLFITGEMSHHEVLAVVAAGKSVILTNHTNTERPYLSQVLQPWLQKELNAEIDIHDDSPNGNWEVLVSKADADPLRVL from the exons ATGGGGTTCGGCATCCCACAACTCACACCCATGTCTTTGATCAAGCGCGCATGGGAGCGAATGGCTCCTTTGCAGCTTGCTGAGCGAAGTTGGGACAAT GTCGGACCTATGATCG AGGCTCCTTTTCCGAAcccagatcatcgtcaagtCCTTTTGACCATCGA CCTTACACCTTCGGTCTGCGCAGAAGCACTCgcccttccttctctgtccctcatcgtctcttACCATCCTCCCATCTTCAGAGGGCTgaaatcactcaccctttctGACCCCTTGCAAGCTTCGTTGCTCAAACTGTCGGCGAGAGGAATATCGGTGTTCTCCCCTCATACGAGTCTGGATGCGACGCCAAACGGGATCAACACCTG GCTCGTGAGACCTTTCATACATCTATCCTCATCTAGCAAGCCCATCACGCCGAGCGAATCTATCGACGGTTTCGAAGGCGCTGGTATGGGGAAACTCGTCACTCTCAAAGCTCCTCTCGACGTCAGACAAGCAGTCAGGATGATCAAGGAACATCTCGATTTGCAGTATG TCCAACTTGCTGAACCGGACATACAGACTCCTGTCAGTTCTATCGCCGTGTGCGCTGGATCAG GCGGAAGCATGTTCAAGGGTGTCGAAGCGGACTTGTTCATCACAGGCGAGATGTCCCAT CACGAGGTTCTCGCAGTCGTTGCGGCTGGTAAATCCGTCATTCTCACAAATCACACCAACACCGAACGTCCTTATCTCTCACAAGTGCTCCAACCATGGTTGCAGAAAGAGTTGAACGCCGAGATCGATATTCATGATGATTCGCCCAACGGGAATTGGGAAGTGTTGGTCAGTAAAGCAGATGCCGATCCCTTACGAGTCCtttga